The genome window CAATCTAAACTACATAACAGGAAGAACACATCACATCTGTACATAAGTATCCTTCTGAATGAAGCCATTGTTTCATGCTTGTCAGTGCAAAATAGTGATAAGGAAATGAACTATGATAAATAGTGACAACAAAATAAACTATGGCATTCATATGGATACGATGCCACAATGAACATGGATAAGACAGAAATTGATGATTTCTAATCCATATTATCCCTAAGATTCTATGCAATGACAGGTTCCGCATGTGTGTTTCAAAGATTAGATAAACCAGGAAAGCTGAGAATTTGTATTTAGTAAATGGGCTGCTATATGATTAACCACGTCTCTTATGATTGAATACATTGAAGAAATGGTATTAACATAAAGGGTATTGGGTTGCATCATTCTCAAGGACATTAAGAGTAGAAACATTTTTGCTTCAATACAATATTTCATCTAAAAAATAGATCTAATAGAAAATTGTCTTTCATCCCAAGTCACCTATGGATCCATGTCTCTTCTGTAGACTGGTGCACACTTCAACTGTGATATAAAACAGAAATGCGATAACTCATATTTAACTGCTAATATATCATTCACTTGACATGTAAACATCAATTACATGAATATATCCTAACAACAACACTCGATTGTAATTAGCAGAAACCAATAGCAAACTGAATAGAGCTCATTAGTTAACATGCAGAATCCGAAGCAAGCTATCAAAAAGCATTACAGTATCAACTTCACATAGTACAATTATGTAATGATCactatcaaatcaataatgtatCACATAAGTTTTAACTAAGACTTATACATTTGTAGCCAAGAAAGATCTATGTACTCATAAAGCAGAGGACAATTCACTTACTTGCTCTCAGAAACTTTTCCAGTCACTGTACCATGAAGAAACCAAAGTGGCATGATAAGCATAACCAGTCAAACCGTGCTCTGTCTATTAAGTGTTATTCCCATCACCAGAAAACTCCGCAATCTTGTTTGCCAAAGGCAAAGGGTACAATCCCCAACTAATGGGGATATCACAAAGTCTCCCGGTACGACTTAACCTCCAGCTAAGTTACTACAAGCACCAGGTAGACTGCTACTACAACATGACGTGATAGGGGGAGGAACACTACAATAACATGAACACTTGAACAGCCAGGGTCAGCCCCTGAGACATCTGCTTTGACCCAGCTAATTATACAATACAATTATCTAGCCCCAATGAACCATAGCAACAGCTAAAGCATCCGCCCAAGATTGTCGACCCTCAAGAACGGAATGCTGTGCAAATTCCCTAATATATCCTCTGTTGCATCGACATCAATATGGAAGTTTCCCATATCCACAACCCCGCCAGAACCACTGACATTCACCCTGCTGGTGCCATCTGTGGTCTGTGCCGCCTCATTTATGTTAATCCCCCTCACCTCCTCGGCCTGTCCATCTCCATCCTCCTCACCCCCAGCCCACCCTTCCTGTCCAAGCATGGACGAATCAATACCGCTCTCCACACCACCACCGAAAGAACGTCTCTTGAGCCCCACCCCGACCTTCTTGCGAGCAGTCGTCTTCTTCACCCTACCTCTAGAAGACCCACCACGAGCACTGACACCCTGTGGCTGCCGAGCACTATTGCTCCCACCACGCTTCCCATGACTCCCACCACCAGCACCCTCGCCACTCGGAGCTGTGTTCCACGGGAACACCTTGTAAAATGGCTTCCAGTTACTATCCAGGTCGGCCGCATTGGGGAAGCCGAGGGGGAAGAATCCCCAGGCGCAGTGGTACATCTCGGTGCCCGGCACAATGGTCGGCGGGGTCGGGATCTCAGCGGCCACGAACCCGCGGCGGCAAGCCACGTTGGGGCACTTGAGGGCGCGACCAACCAGCTCGCGCTGGTACTGGTGCACGTAGCAGCAGAACGGGCACGCCGTCCAGAACTCCGggcggtcggcggcggcggcggcgggctggGAGGGGGTACCAGCGGCGGACGGCGGGGGCCGGCGGGATGGATCGGAGAGGAGGGCGTAGGCGTCGTGGACGAGGCGGAGGGCCATCTCGGCGCCGGGGTGCTGGTTGCTGGGGCCGAGGAGGAGCGCGAGGCGGCGGTAGGCGCGGGAGACGGCGGCCTGGTCGGGGCTGCCCCCCGGGGGCAGCTGGAGGACGGCGAGCGGGTCGGCGTGGCCGGAGAGGAGGGTGTTCTGGGAGGCGAGGAGGACGTCGGCGACAGCGAGGAGCtcgtcggcgccggcgaggagcGGGTTGGACTCCAGCGCGCGCTCCGCGAACCGCTTGCAGCCGACGAGGTCTCGCGCGGAGAGGAGCTTCTCCGCGACCTCCAGGCACTGCTCCGCCTGCGCGCGCCCGTCGCCGCcaccggcggcgccgccgctcccgccgACGGAGGAGTCCATGGTATTTCGGGGAATGGTGCGTTGTCTGTGTGCTGCTTTGGTTTGGAGAGAGCTTTACGGTGCGGGAACGGGGAAAATGCAGTATTAATCGAAATAAATAATTACCAATTACCTTTTCTAGGGGGGACGCATTTTATTATTTTCCTTGGTATCCAGATTCCAGACCGTTTGATACAGAGAGAGACAGGACATCATCATACAGGTCACATCGTTCtgttggatttggatttgggcATTTCTGAGCTGGTAATTGGAATTGATCTACGTGGGTAAACAAGGTATCAATTCAATTTCCCAGCGTTTCCAAATGTTTTGTTACAAGCTAGGAATTTCTGTTTCTATTTACTAAGCCAGACAGGTGCGTCATTTGTATAGTTCTATGACTTATTACTCAAGTATTGCCTCGCCTAGGTACGCGGACTGGACAGACATTGAGAAACTGAGTAAGAAAACAATCGAATTGCCCGAGCAGCTACAATCTGGTATGGGCGCATTGCGCTACTCATCATATTTCAATTTTTTGATTTGTCGGTTAGTAATCTTCCATCCTCTTTGCATGTCTCTATTTTTTATCGTTCCTTAGTAAGTAGGAATTGTAATGTGGCCAAATCTTATGGGAATGTTTTCCTATTCCTATCCTTAATTAATTATGGGGAAGTTTTTATCATCCTTACGGAGAATTTTGCGAGAAATGGATCTCTAATAAAGATGTAAATTAAatagttgattatttttatatattaataatatgttcgtaatataaataaataatttattgatGCATATCAGGATTTAtcagataaaaatataagagtaatttattattttccttACATAATGTAATGTTTGCTTATTTatatattaagaaaaatatatatgaatgatATCGATGATATAGTGAGGAGTGGAGATAGAGAACATTTTTCCGTCCCTGTTCTCATTCTTGTTTTCATCTTCGTCCCTATATAATTTGTGGTGATCAAATTTTCTCATACTTATCTTCTAATAGAAGAATTTCTCGCGAGTTACCGGAAACAGAGCTCTATATGTACCTTCCTATGTGAGAAAGATAAAAGCATGAAACAGCAATGCATTTCCAGAACAAACAAGGCGGCAACCGGTgtaatcaaaagatgcactttgaCCTACTTAAATAGTAATCAAAATGTACCTATTGAATACCGAATTGCATTCACGTTCCTCTACTGACAGTCACCATTGCCGTTGCGTGTCAGCAAATTATCTTTTCGTCCCACGTCCCAACCACCTAGTCAGCTAGTAAAACATGAAATTGTTGTTCCTTTTGGTTGTTGATGGCATGCATGGCAATGGCATTTTTGTTCCTAGACTGATACATGGAAACGGAACAGTCCAGaaagggagaaaaagagagagagagagtggaaaAGGAGCCTTTTTATGAAACAGGCACAAGTGCAGGCTTGTCATGGCTTGAACTCGAGTTATCATCTATTTGTAGATGCCAAAGCAAGACTGGCGAAACCAGGggcagaggggggggggggggtgcgcaGGGGCTGACCCCCAATGAATCTGGGACCCCTTAATAGGCAAATAGCAAAGTGCCAAAGTAAGCCTACACAGCAGGAGGTAAATTAGTGCAAAACACCACGCTGACTTTGCCCAGACGCTGAGACTCCGCTTTCACAAACGCGATGCTGAGATGCCGTTCGCCCAAACGCTGAGTTAGCATCTTTGCTAGTCGCGACTTCGTCGGTTGAACTTCCACTCGCTTTGCCACTGGCCTGGGCGATCGCATCACTTGAGACCGGACTGTCGGTCGCCGGATCGAGTTCCTATCTCCTCGATTGCCGAAGCCGAAGGCATGAAGCCTGAAGCCCTGAACTAAAGTGTTGATGTCTGATTTGATCGTTCCTGCTGGCTGCTGCTAATATTAATTGTCAGATTAGTTCATAAATTGAGTTCATCGTCCAGTCATTAACAGGTAACATCAAAGATTCGAGGGTGATCATCGCATAACAAGTCAGACTGTCAGAGTTAGCACTCAGCAAGTCAAGCCAACATTAGCAACAACCATAGTGGTAAATTAATCACAAATCAATATACTttaattgatgatgatcaatCTTATATTAGGTATTTTGTTACATGTGATGATTAATTGATGATGCTGACATACCGTGAAAAATCTAATTTAGCTTCATTTCTGATTGCAGCCTACGTTGATAGCAATTAATTATTGACTTGTTTAGCCATGAAGAGGCTAAGGACAATTGATAGTTTTTATAAGCCAGTTAATTCAAGTTCTGGTTGTGCTGAAAATACTAATATGACTATTGATCAAGCTATTGAACCGAACCAACCGGTTGATGTGCAAACTACTGATCAGAATACTTCTATACCACTACAAGATCAACAAGTAAGAATTGTAACTACATTATTTGAGAGGGATCCAAGTAAACACCTTCAAATTTAGACACTCCCTCCTGCGGAACAAGATGAAGCTAAGCAGTTTTATATATCTAAGAGCTCATATCAACCAATCTTAATAGACTACCCATTTAATAATTCATCAAAGCATCATCGTCGATTCAATAGCAATTGGTTTACAAATTTTTAGTGGCTAGAGTACTCTCCTCACATTGATCATGCATATTGTCtgcattattttctatttttaaagaAACCAACTGGGAAGTGCGGCTCGAACACGTTCACAGTCACATGATTTAAAAGTtggaagaatattaatgatggaGATAAATGTGCTTTTCTATGTCACATGGGCCAGGATGCTAGCTCAGCTCATAACTATTCAGTTTATTGTTTCAATAATCTTAAAAATAGTATGGTTCATATTGACAATGTGATGGttaaacaaaaaagagaaaagtgtGGCACATGCAAGGCTTAGGCTTACAACTACAATTGATTCCATTAGGTAATAAGAATTTCTTTCCATTTCTATTATTGCAAGTAGAATAATACATGTTGTACAATCTAAAAATTATGCATTCTTTATATCACTAGGTGGTTAACATTTCAAGCATGTCCATTTAGAGGCCACGATGAATCTCCCGATACCATTAATCAAGGCAATTTTCTTAAAATGCTCAAATTGTTGGCCTCTTATAGTAAGGAAGTGAACCAAATTGTGTTAAAAAATGCTCCAAGAAATACAAAGTACACTTCACATGAAATCCAAACTGAGATTCTTAGCACATATGCTCAAAAAGTGCAAACTGCaattagaaaagaaattgaTAATAGCAAATTTTGCATAATagttgatgaagctcaagatgaATCTAAGAAAGAGCATATGGCGATAGTTCTTCAGTTTGTCAACACAGAAGGACTTATAAAGGAGCGTTTACTTGACCTTATTCATGTTAATGACACTGTTGCATTGACTTTGTAGAAGGCAATTTGTGCTGTCATGTCGGATAATAacatgattatacaagatattaGAGGTCAAGGCTATGACAGGGCAAGTAACATACGAGGGGAATGGAATGGGTTAAAGGCTCTAATTCTCAATAAGTGCCCTTATGCACATCATATTTATTGTATGGCTCATCAGCGCCAATTGGCTCTTGTTGCAGCATCAAGGGAGGTACAAGAAATGCATAACTTTTTTCAGCATGCAAATTTCATCATAAATGTTGTTAGCGTTTCTCCTAAGTGCAATGATGAGTTACTAGCAAATCAAGCTGCGAAAATTGCTCGTGAAATTGAATTGGGAGAGCTTAATACAGGAAGAGAGGCAAATCGGATGGGCTCTCTATAGAGACCAGGTGACACTAGACGGAGTTCCCATTACAAGTCAATTTTGAGCTTAAAGAAGATGTTTGGTGCCACACTTTCAGTTCTACGCAATATTGCAAATGATCGTTCAATTTCAAGATATTCTCGAGGAGATGCTACAGGTGCCTTTTGGATTATTGTTacatttgattttgtatttattCTACTCATGATGGAAAAGATAATGAAGATGGTTGGGAACTTATTCTAATACAAAGGTATTATTTGGTGACTTGCGAAATGATGGTTGGGAACCACTTCTTGAGGAGGTCAAATCCTTTTGCATGAAGCATGAAATTGAGATTCCCGAtctagattgcaagtatgttcCGTTACCTAATTCCTAAGTATGAGTGGTAATACATCAATATTATTTTTGTCTATGATATAAAACTTATTTATCTCTACATTGCATTTAGTAGGTATGTTGATGTAACCAAGTCTTGGAATAAGCATGACAACACCATAACTCTTCACCATTATAAAATAGATGTGTTCAATGTTGCTATAGATCAACAGTTGTTTGAGTTAGAAGAACGATTTAATTCTTAAACGACGGAGTTTCTATCACTTTGTGCCTCATTGGATCCAAGACTCGACACCTTTGATCCATTAAAAATATGCACTCTAGTGGAAAAATACTATCCTATCGATTTTTCAAATCAAGAAAGGGTTCAGTTGGAGTGCCAACTACCATATTTTCAACTTGATGTATGCAACCATCCTAACCTAAGTATATTGCCATCACTTGCCGATCTGACAAATGGACTAGTTAAATTGAAAAAAGATTCTACTTATTCAATAGTCGACAAGTTATTAAGGTTAGTCATAACTCTTCCAGTGTTAACTACAACCACCGAGAGAGCATTTTCAGCTATAAAACTAGTAAAGACATGTTTGCGGAATAAAATAGGTGATGATTTTCTGTGAAGTTATATGATAGTTTATATTGAAAAGGAATTAGCAGCGAAGATCAGCTCCGCTGATATTATTAAATCTTATGATCTAGTCAGTTCTCGTAGAGCTAAATTCAAGTTAATA of Phragmites australis chromosome 3, lpPhrAust1.1, whole genome shotgun sequence contains these proteins:
- the LOC133912631 gene encoding uncharacterized protein LOC133912631, whose translation is MDSSVGGSGGAAGGGDGRAQAEQCLEVAEKLLSARDLVGCKRFAERALESNPLLAGADELLAVADVLLASQNTLLSGHADPLAVLQLPPGGSPDQAAVSRAYRRLALLLGPSNQHPGAEMALRLVHDAYALLSDPSRRPPPSAAGTPSQPAAAAADRPEFWTACPFCCYVHQYQRELVGRALKCPNVACRRGFVAAEIPTPPTIVPGTEMYHCAWGFFPLGFPNAADLDSNWKPFYKVFPWNTAPSGEGAGGGSHGKRGGSNSARQPQGVSARGGSSRGRVKKTTARKKVGVGLKRRSFGGGVESGIDSSMLGQEGWAGGEEDGDGQAEEVRGININEAAQTTDGTSRVNVSGSGGVVDMGNFHIDVDATEDILGNLHSIPFLRVDNLGRML